In Juglans regia cultivar Chandler chromosome 13, Walnut 2.0, whole genome shotgun sequence, the DNA window AAGCAAAGAGAAGGCATCTCCAAAATACAATGAATTTTGCTCATAAGTACATGTCAAAAACTATGGCTGAAGAAATTGATGTGGCAGTGTCACATGTGACTGCCCCGCCAATTTTGTAAATTccttttagtaaaaaaaaagtgtccCTAGAATTTCTTGATTAAATAAAGTCAATTCCAAATCATTTGAATAAGTGGAACAAAGTCAAACACAACTTCAAGATTAATTGCTGGCTCTGTAAAGTTttgaagaccaaaaaaaaagtaaaatcaaagACCCACCTGCACCTCACAGTCCAACACTAAAATTATTGCTTCTCGATTAATAGAGTCTTCCCCTTCAAGCTTTTTCACTGCTTCCTTCACTAATTGGAAGGCCAACTCATCCTGTTTCTCGCTTCCATTGGATGCATTGAAAGATGTCCCACAGTTTGCTTCATCACGATATCCTACTTTATCAACATAGTAACCTCTCCTCAAGCAAAGCTGCAAAACACCTGCTTCTTCAAAGGCATCCTTGGAGCCTCCAAGAATAACATTAAGAAGGCTTTCATTGACTTCCAGCTTACACTTGGATTTTAGATCATGCACCAGTTTCTTATGTACCAAGTCCAGGTGCTTGCAATTAGACCATTCTCCTAGAAGCACATATCTAAAGGGACCCAACCATGAATCTTCTAAGTTCCTGGTCAATGGAATCATGGAAGTACCAAACattatatcatttctcatgcAATATAGTGAAATTCTATCAAGAGCCATTAATTAAGAGAAGAGCATAAGTTGGCAGTATTTACATCCTAAACTAACATCTATCCaattgaagaaagaaacaaagttgGTACGTCTGCCTATTCCAAATCATACTAATGAGCCCATGCTGCAAGTCCACACAGGGTAacataaaaacttttttttgataagtcaggGTAACATAGAAACTTACAAATATAAAAGGAAAGATTCTATTATAAAAGGAAGAGAGGTAACCTACCTCAGCAATTTACCAAGACGGCGATCAAGCTCCTTTCTCCACATCCACCACATTGTCCTATTACTTTTTGTATCTTCTATGGGAAACATTGAAGATGACAGATAATTCTCTTCCAATATTAGCTTAAACGCAGGAGCTACATCATCAACCACAGTAGAACCCCATGGACAGTGCCAATGTTTACCCACATCCAAACTCTTACAAAGTTTACGACAGCCAGAGTTAGCATCATCATCTGAATATTCTGCTACAATTTCCCAGGTTATTTAGGAtgttataaataagtaatagtGGTATGTGAGATTTCAATGAATTTGCATGCCTCTGTTAAGATAAATACCTTCTCTGACAGGATCCACGGGCAGAAGTAAAACAACAGGTTGACTCATAGAGTTGAAGCGCGACACTAGCATCCATGCACCAACACATGTAGGATAAAGCAGCAAATTTTTTAGTAATCTAGCATAAGCACCTCCAAGCAAACTTATGCAAACCACTGTCACGCCAGGAAGGCCCGCAAAGAATTTTGTTACAAATTCTTCAAGTTTCTGAGTAGAGTCAGGTGCAAGCCTGCAACAGGACAAAGAGACTGATTCAGTTAGAGAGTGATTTGATGCTTCAGTTATAAGAGCAGCAGGTACAACCTCAGCAAGTTGCTTGTTTCTTCTCCTCTGCAGGTAGAGCCAGGAACATATGGACCCTGAAAATACAATTTATTAACCTATGAAACAGCATATGCTACTTATGCTCTGGAGAACCACCAAATGACTAAAAAACATAACACCAAACTTTCCctcttcgtttatttttattttcacatagGACCAAGATTCATATGCTTTGCATGCATATCTAAGGAAGTATCCAAAGGTGTAAGCAACAGTTGCTTTCTGAAAATGCTTGGAAATAGTTGAAATGATGAGCGTATAATCTCAAATAAAGGGGAAGTTCACAAAACTTGACATAGATGACATGTTCAATCACAAGATTAAGTGATTGGGCCAAAAAGTGCACTGAAAGGATAGGCAACAAATACACTTGCAGGCATACCTCAGCATCCACAAGGTGTTGGACTTTGGATCTCCCAGtcatatttgaaaataactGGTAATTAAGATGAGTGCCAAGTGAAGCTTGATGAAAATATGAAGCCCATTGATAGTCAGTGAGTGCTTTGCAGGAAGATAGCAATGGAAAAAGCTTAGTTGAGGCAGAAAGTACATACACAGTAGCCAGTAGTTGAGAAACCTGTTGTATCAGTAAATGTTAATAGTTAATCAACTTGATTACATGAAAGGAAGTCGACTTGGGCAAGAGAAGAAAGAGCTTTCAAAAGTCCTAACTGCAACATTTGGAAGCCAAGGTAAAAGTGGAAGTGGAATCAACCTGGGCTGAACTCTAAAAGCCCAAGGTCCAATGAGGGTTTatcttttatcctttttttttttgcatagaACAGGACCAACACTATATCCAACTTGACCCAGTAACCCGAAGTCCAAATCAGTTTTATTGGCAAGGAGAGAAGTATTATGTCCCCATATCTGATTTAAAAAGTCCTAGACTAACACTAACAATGTCAATGCAATCAGATCCATTCTAAAACCCATTGTCTTTAAATCAAAACagtaattttatacaaaaatagcTAACCATTGTGAGggtcttttttaatttgtaaattttaataaaccattattaaaaaattcttaaaattgatattaGGTTCAAAGTCAGATGATCTAAAACTAACTTCTCAGTCATATAATTCAGTATCACCTTTTTATAATGAGGCTGAATTTCTAGTCCCCCTACTAATTGAAAGCCACAGATGTAGGTAAACTGCTGAAATCACTCCTAATATAGGTCAAAATGTCACAAATCATgaccttataatttttcatcatgTATACAGCTTTCAACCATGTTATAATAGAAGAATCAGAATTTAGACCTAGTCCAAGAATAATGGTCTCCCAGACATGAAGATATCTCTCTGCCTGCGTTCTTTTAATGAgttaactatatttttttttcgacTACAACGCTGAGATCAATATCCTTAAAAATAATTCAGGGTAGCCAGACCAAGATAAATCATTGAATTGATATGAGAAACTACTCCAGTTTAGAGAAGCACATGGACAGGTCATCCAGGGAATTTGAGTTATTATGCACCAGAAATTAACACAGACCAAAAAACAATAGGCTCAAAGGATCTTCTGAAGGGAGACAAAATAACTCCCAGAGATCAAGAAAGATTCAGTATCATCAAATTATCAAGTACGGCGGTCAAAGCAATGACCAAACATTCATTATCGTCAAATATGTCTAGGACAACATTGAAAGAAATAAGACAAAAAAGCCATAAAAATcaagataaagaaaatttaaagaaagGTTGACCTTCTCAAAAAGTAGAGGAACCTCACGGCAGAGAACAAATGCCAGCATCAACCAAGACACTAGTTTTGATACATGAATGTTAAATAGATCACAGCAAGCGGTCCTGATCACAATTCcaacaaaaagagagagggaaaggaagTTATTTGCGAAAAGTCAATGACAATAAAGTAGACATTACTGCTCTGATAGATGCAGAAAATGTAAATACATGCTTATGTCATAGGTATAATTTAATCAAACATCGCTGAGTGAGGAGAGAATGATCTGTCAAACCTACCAACTAGGATACTATTGCGAGTGTGCCTGCAAGCATGTGAGtacaatacaagaaaaaacGATCTTCTCATCTAAcacaaatttcaaatgaatGAGAAAGACAGTGATATGAAACAAATATGGTCACAAAATCATGAGGTGACTGAGATATTAAAgaacttctaaaaaaaacaaaatccacttACAACAGCATCTTCAAAGGGTATCTTAAAAAAAGGGGGAACTTGAACTTTTCACCCACAAACTAGATTAACGGTCAGATCTAAACTGATggtaaaaattgaaaattatgcATAGATAAAGGGTTATATTGGAACTTTTGGTAGTTTAGGGTGTAAAATGAAAATAGGTGGTAGTTTGTGGGTGAGAAGTGCAGTTccccaaaaaaaataagtcAACATCAGCACATCTTATTAGGAATCTGAAATAACTATGTGTTGAtaccattatcatttttaacaattctttgaaaaaactaGGGGAGGAAGACAAAACACACATTTCCAGTACAGATATGaataaaatgcatgaaagatatacttttttatataagtagaACGCATGAAAAATACACAAGAACCTACAGTTACAAATACCTTGTATCCTTGGAACGGTAACTCTTAAAAGAATACCAACATATGTTGTAAAGTATTACTGCACGCTCGACAGCGAACACATCTCCAGCAATCTCCTTCCCAAAAAAATCAAGCAAGGAAGTGAGAGGAACAGAAGAGTTGGTATGAATCTGACTAGATGGGTTTCTGCTGACTAGGACTGCTATGCTTTGGAAAAACAATTCATGTGTTTCATGAATCTGACCACGGTTGCCAAAGCATTTTCCTGAAGACGAAAACATAACAGTGATAATTACAAAGTCTCCATAGTTGCAAGAATGtaatgaaagaaacaaaagcatTCTCTTCATGTGATACACCACCTTGCGAGCCCCTACTGGttctggttttgttttttaGGTTGATAAACTTGGTGTTGATTTCTGGTATTGGTTTCAGTCGTTTTCAAGCACTAAGGTTTTGTTTCATCAATGAAGTGAGTGTAGTTATAAGAATTGATATAGGTTAATTGATATCACTTCAGCTACAAAATGCAGCCTATGAACTCCTACTTAACTCCAATTGCCAAAGCTCTAGTTACAGCAGCTGAAAAAGGTAGGCAAAAGAAAGGTTTTTATCAATGGCCACAAACAATTTAGGGTACATTGTTGAAATGCTGCCTCTATAAAATCCAAACTTATTCCTAAACTAAAATCACTAAAGTTGATAATATCCTCAGCCATGCCTAGCCTAGTTTAACAATTAGAAGCAAAACAATAACTACTTATATTAGTTAGTGCACAagtttaaaaatgaaatgaaacttgAGCactaaactttaaaaatttagCAAAAGAAGGAACTGGGTATTTACACCTCTTACCCCCTATTTAGGTTTTGTAATGCAACAAAACTATTTTTCCCTTCATAATGAAATCAAGTGTATATTGTACAACGGTGCTCTCATAATCTGACACCCCCACTCTCTACACCTCCGGGCTTCTCATAATCAATGGGCAGACCACCACCACTACTTTCAAATTACTTCCGAAGGCTTTCTTTCTCTGATCTGATTGAAAAGTGGAGGAATTCCGCAAAGAAAGGAAAGGGAAGCAGCCTTGAGGGATGAATAGGGTCTTTGGACTTCCCTTTTTACTATTTTGATAGAGGGGGATGGAGAAAGTGGACAAACAGACTCGCATGTTCTTTACATGTTCTGGGCATCCAAGACCCAATAATACAGTTATCTCATTCCAACACTATAGGAGTCAATTTACATATTTAAGAAGCTAGCGATTTTGTAAATATGTAACGTAAGAGAACAATTTCAGATGCTGGCACCTTCTAAAATGTACAAAAAACAAGGTGAATAGGATATCAAGACAAAACATCACCAATTCAATGTTCTTTTTGTTGGGGGAATtgacaaataatatataaactgaAAACAATTTTCAGATGCTGGCAccatctaaaattaaaaaagaacatGGTAGATAGGATATCAAGACAAAACAGCACCAATTTGATGTTCTTTTTTGTTGGGGGAAGGGTGATCGacgaaaaatatataaaattattaacttGAAAATGGCTTCAAGCATATTGtcaataaatatgtaatctgaaagaaaaagagtaacttaatttgtgttttaaatgaCACATTGTCTTTATGGGATATAAGTTCAATTAGGGTCAATTTACCGAAGTGTTTGTGTGGGAGAACTACTCTGTGAATGATCAGAGCAAAATAGTTTGTACATACCTATGTCAGTGAGAAGCCTAGATGAAAGCCGTCTTCGGACAAACTCCCACTTcagatgaataaaattattcaataaCCCAGATTCTATAACTTCCATTACAAGGCACTGCCAACACAACATGTTGTTgcaaatgcattttattttaacgCCAAAAGCAGCTTTACAATTTTTTGTTTCCCGGAGTAACTCTTGCTGAGTAAATGTATTGGAGGAAGATGCATTATCACCTTTCAAATATCTTGAAACGCCGACTTGAAACTCACCAGACGTGCTCATACTTTGGTTCTGCATAGATCGATATCTGGATCGAGTTAACCTTGAATTATTTTCAGGGATTAAACAATTCTCCTTTACCAAAGGCTTGGGAGCGTTATTTCTGAACTTTTTGGCTTCCGCCTTTGTTTTTGGCACATCCCTCGTTTTTTTCCTCCTATCTTGTTCAGTTGCCACAAAATGAGCAGAATTATTACTGACACCACATTCAGCATCTTTCACATGATTTTTCTTAAGTACTGTACTTTCAGCATTCGCCTTTTCAGGAAAAGTAACATGGTTTTTCCACACGGAAAGATTTAGTTTGTCCAGGGCCAATTTGTACAGATTTTCAGCATGCAACAATCTCTCTGCAGAAATCTCTGCTTTAGTACTATCAAAAGTATTTTGTGATAAATCTCCAAGATGCTGATCAATTGTTGCTTCCATTATCAATCTACATTTAATGCAAGAAAAAGCCGTGCTAGTatcaatcaaaattttcttggcACTTTGAAGTTCCTTCTCCGCCAAATCCCAAAGTCGTTTCTTGCGGTATAGTTTTCCTGTAAAAATCCACACATATTCAGAAAGTTAGCTCACAACTAAGTTTCTTTCTAACCAAGTAGGGAGTGAACAATTAACATTCAAAGGAACAAATGCAACAAGAAGTATAATATGATACCTAAGACAGAGGAGAAAGCAACTATAAACGGTGGCAAGAGATGTAAGCAAGAGATGTTTTTTCCCCAATTCAAAAAAGTTTCAGCTTCAACTCCATTTCCAATTATTTCATGAATAATTCCAACCTGCATGTTATATGATCATGCCAACGATTCAAATGTTAGCAAAAAAGGGCAAGAACACTGAGGTTGAGTTCAAGAACAGAAGGAAAAACAAGCCAAACCTGAAGAGTGCTTTCAAGATAACATTGGAGTACATTCCATGGACTAAGATAAACGCTGTCCAAGTCCCATGAAACAGTATGAGAGGACAAAATTTCAGTAGCAACTGATCTGTGAATATGGAGATTCTTAAGGCCATATGTAAGCTTCTGAACGATATCCCCCGTGTCACTGCACCTTTCAGTCTGCTGCTCAACAGAGTACATAAATTTCTCTTGAAAAAGTTTTGTACGCAATCGATGAGCTTCTTTTGCATATGAAAGAGCCTTAAGAGAAGGAAATTCATTAGAAAACAGAAATTATAACGAGATAAAAGAGACAAGTGCATATTCAGAAGAAGCCAAGAAAATAACCCACTAAAAAGTGTAAAACATGAAGTAACTTGAGAACAGTTTGGCAGTTTTCAAGAACTTCAAAGAACTCTAGCCGACAGCCCTGGAATCAAATTGTATCTCTTCCGCCAATAAATAAGAATAGGAGGGTGAGGTCACTTGTTCAATCTTGTCGGTGTAAGTAGATTACCTATCAATTTCTTTAAGGGGAAAACTACACTTTGCACCTCCAAATTGATACCACTTATGCAAACCAAACCAGAGTCTAAAACATCAATACTGGTATTTGCTCTTGTAAAGGTATCTTTTTCAGGTAAGATTTTCAacaatcttttttctttatgagTTCCTATtgcccaaagaaagaaaacaatacTTTACATCTTCCCCTGGAaaatgcattttacatgatctACATGTTTAGCAGACTTTTTAAAGGTTTCTTTCTAGGGCTATTCActtattttcttccatttctgtTGGAAGTTTATCCTATAATCCACAGTCATCTGTTTGCTGTGTTTCTTCCTCACAGGTTTGAAAATGTGGGTTCTAAATGCTTCCAAGTTTTTCCACTTTTTTCATCTTGCAAACTATTTATTGCCaattagtgtgtgtgtgtgtctgttgATTGTATGACCATTAGTATATACTAGCAACATCTTCTTTGGTCAGTGAAATCTTAAATCCAAAGTTACTCCAAGTTGATCACTTCTACATTTGTCCTACTTAAAATTCCGAGTTTAACTTCACTTTAACCTTAATGAATTATAAACAGCAGCACAAAGCCAAAGGGTTCAATATCTTGAACTCTAACTGGAAAAGATTAAATGCCAAATggtattataacttttctaaaattaGTATACAACAACATTCCAGGATAAAGCAACTTACAAGATTGACTCTAGGAAGCATAAATTCTAAAAGCAAACTGAACGTGAGTTACCTCAATTAACCTCCCATTTAAGATGAGTCTTTCACTCAAATCATGGTATAGATATCCAGCAAGGAACACAGAATGACTGGGCACAGGAACCTGCAATAAGAATGACAGATAAATAATATTGGCTGCAGATTAAAAATCAGCAGAAGATACTTCAGAGATTCTTACACTTGAAATGAGTTCAAATGCAGCCTCTTTCACTTCATCAACTGCGATATCTGATATAAAAGAGCTCTCAAGATTACAAGAGCCCtgggaatttgaaaataaaaatgaaaaactctgTTGGAAACCAACTACTAATGGCCTGGACCCCCTTAGACAGTGTACCCAGAAATCAACAGAGTTAGAATGTCCACCACAATGCTCTGATAATTCGATGAATGCCTCATTTACAGGTGAAACACAAAGCGCATGAGTAGTCCTTCTACACTCCCACAGCATGGCCAAGCAATTCTCCAGGGGGACATTCTTCCTTTTGAATAATCTAGACATCAGCCTATATATGTCCGGGTGATAATCCATGCAACCCTGAGACCATAGACAAAGAGAAAGCAACGCTGTAATTGAAAGGACATTATGTCAAGAAAATGCATAGAAATATGTCTACTTTAGAACCTAAAGCACCTGATACAATAAAGAGACAAACCTTCATCGATAACAAATCAATAACATTATACAGTAGTAGCACTATATTTTCAGGCACGATAGAGCACGGGTCATCTGCAGAGCAATGATCTGGAACAGAAATGCTCAACCATAGATTTATGGCAGCATTAATATCTTGGA includes these proteins:
- the LOC109007053 gene encoding separase isoform X5, whose protein sequence is MPNCKCKLMYSNGDTSEQNSRPPFDMIIRLYAAGLHLINSDVKSRGDGLTSADGAKDESAIRVLRDDGKILQNLAALLGSCDSYFHIDCKENCVKYTDSACQICSHLSSDHEVSMPCKQRKRKASLVVYLNALKFLCHPLAELVNSERKQLIGENEDAFVTTKLYIIQDALYHFADIFLSCQSCSYERERDGFDENRKAVLTVAVAAFTLSIRTKLNMKGNTHLVKHIITSEWIQPQELKHLFASFHNIGVFLYRSKQVKEASKALKLCCRASWTCVKHLCQFSVQKSEGLVGDLSEDTIIEFVNDACTRGAFLLDVLHQCHHHKAERVIAECLEDWSAAAKVIERLPAPVPLVRQWVKIECRRFKDLNEGNSALILYFLLSSSTKVYKRAIGIILEQELLAYEEMSALYPEFCYKMQMKIIDILLQEVYVTPDSCLQKSRLLVRKGMALRDRGIEGLKDCIQCLSDSVSTILLKQKEARVETCSCGIPTCHQLAVTYCLRALCTQEIEPNSKLIFQDINAAINLWLSISVPDHCSADDPCSIVPENIVLLLYNVIDLLSMKGCMDYHPDIYRLMSRLFKRKNVPLENCLAMLWECRRTTHALCVSPVNEAFIELSEHCGGHSNSVDFWVHCLRGSRPLVVGFQQSFSFLFSNSQGSCNLESSFISDIAVDEVKEAAFELISSVPVPSHSVFLAGYLYHDLSERLILNGRLIEALSYAKEAHRLRTKLFQEKFMYSVEQQTERCSDTGDIVQKLTYGLKNLHIHRSVATEILSSHTVSWDLDSVYLSPWNVLQCYLESTLQVGIIHEIIGNGVEAETFLNWGKNISCLHLLPPFIVAFSSVLGKLYRKKRLWDLAEKELQSAKKILIDTSTAFSCIKCRLIMEATIDQHLGDLSQNTFDSTKAEISAERLLHAENLYKLALDKLNLSVWKNHVTFPEKANAESTVLKKNHVKDAECGVSNNSAHFVATEQDRRKKTRDVPKTKAEAKKFRNNAPKPLVKENCLIPENNSRLTRSRYRSMQNQSMSTSGEFQVGVSRYLKGDNASSSNTFTQQELLRETKNCKAAFGVKIKCICNNMLCWQCLVMEVIESGLLNNFIHLKWEFVRRRLSSRLLTDIGKCFGNRGQIHETHELFFQSIAVLVSRNPSSQIHTNSSVPLTSLLDFFGKEIAGDVFAVERAVILYNICWYSFKSYRSKDTRTACCDLFNIHVSKLVSWLMLAFVLCREVPLLFEKVSQLLATVYVLSASTKLFPLLSSCKALTDYQWASYFHQASLGTHLNYQLFSNMTGRSKVQHLVDAEGPYVPGSTCRGEETSNLLRLAPDSTQKLEEFVTKFFAGLPGVTVVCISLLGGAYARLLKNLLLYPTCVGAWMLVSRFNSMSQPVVLLLPVDPVREAEYSDDDANSGCRKLCKSLDVGKHWHCPWGSTVVDDVAPAFKLILEENYLSSSMFPIEDTKSNRTMWWMWRKELDRRLGKLLRNLEDSWLGPFRYVLLGEWSNCKHLDLVHKKLVHDLKSKCKLEVNESLLNVILGGSKDAFEEAGVLQLCLRRGYYVDKVGYRDEANCGTSFNASNGSEKQDELAFQLVKEAVKKLEGEDSINREAIILVLDCEVQMLPWENLPILRNQEVYRMPSVGSISAALDRSHHHQEQVGKIVASFPLIDPLDAFYLLNPSGDLSSTQVEFEKWFRDQNLEGKAGSAPTVEVLIAALKSHDLFIYFGHGSGAQYIPRHEIQKLENCAATLLMGCSSGSLMLNGCYVPQGTPLSYLLAGSPVIVANLWEVTDKDIDRFGKAMLDAWLRERSSCSLGCVQCDLLCAELEAMTVRGCKGNARRKTQRKKSPEACETSLDFCDHRRKIGSFMAQAREACTLPFLIGASPVCYGVPTGIRRAKDL